ataagtgatgagaataaagaataatatcaatttggggataactacttgatccaatactaaattctctaaactaactttataagaattgtatggttgacggCAAGGAGAATTAAGTGGTTAAGTGGACACCAGACTGAATTGACAATGTAGAGTATGGGATTATGTCCTTGATTAAAGAGTCTATTAAATATAATAAATCCAAAGAGTCATTGTACAGTGCATAATTTGTcatcactgtttttctttaaatgtttttgcatTATTACCATCAAATTATTAGTTGGTCATGAAAAGTTATGAACTAGAACTCTAGATAGCTTCGCTAACAACATGGACCTTAATCATAGTACAGGGTAACTGTTGAATGTTGATTGTTAACATACATTGCACAATTCATACAAACCCTTTATTAAGCGGACAccttctttaactcccaagatctgatagttaattctctcctgtagctgctacacatttccttgtaaattagttacaagaacttggtgttcaatcaaggtaataattatcttgtacctgatgagtttgaatattctcattacctgtttgctggatgatgtatggatacTATAGGGGGAAGTTACTTGTTTATCACTTATGGGGGTTTAGGAGGTAAGCAGACGCTTGAGAAGGTCCAGAGGGTGTCAGTGTAATAGAAGTTTcactatatttttttaatcaggtgTAACTGATttgtaaggaaatgtttagcagctagaggcAACAAttgattcaattcaattcaatttcaattcaattttatttgttagcaatacaatattatcACAGTCCTAGGTGACCCGCAATTAGCAAGCTATTCTAGGCGGGCCACCCTTCTAAAACAAGTGCTGTCTCTGCTAAGGATCACATAccgatacaattaaacaaagataatcattaataaaaatacaattgttaaataaaataaaataaaattaagtccgttgaataattaaataatcaattgcaaagttatcaagatatataatacaattgaaacaagacttaaacgaagagttactttatcaagagatatttacaaatttctgagcagcgtatatcaacattcatctcctcattttccaaaagttttaacagGCGATTTTTAAGTTCACGCTTAAACGGGGTTCTGTTTTTAATACGAAGTTCTTTTGGGATGCTATTCCACAATCTTACACCTAttctagcaaaagaaaataaaagttggtTAGTTCTAGACGCTTTAACGTACAGATTAGCCGTTGCTGAGAATCTTGTGAAATGGTGATGAACCTGCTCGGAGTGGATAAAGAGCATAGAAATATTAGACGGGGCACGGTGATTATCAATGTCATGCATCAAAGAGGAAACCAAATGAGAATAGAGCATAGTTATTGGTAAGATTCTGGAGTTAACAAATAGCGGGGCACTATGAGATTTGCTATCCGCAAAATACATTAGTCGTAGAGcacgtttttgtaaaatgagaacCTTATTTAAATGAGTGTTAGCAGCTTGTCCCCAGGCAATAAGACCATAAGAGATATAGGGTTCAATTAAGGAGCGGTAGATGTTAAGAAGTGTGGCAAATGGGACAAGATGTCTTAACCTGGCAATTATACCAATTCCTTTACTAACTTTAGATGAGATATAATCAATATGATACTTCCAAGAGAGGTTAGGTAATAATCAGATCTAGAGAGTATATGGGTTGAGAAGAGGGATGTTGATATTGTTTTGTCTATGGTGTTTGTTTTGCAGATTTACGAAGAGAGTGGATTCTTTGATAACACTAATTTAGATGCCAGCAGTCGTTACATTCCAAAAGATGACATTGTCAATGTTGTCACCTACAATGCCAATTCAAGCTTCTCATTAGTGAGATGACATTCCCAAACAAAATGGCTGAGACTGAAAAACTTACATATGTTCACATGCATTCCCATTACTGTGAGTTCTCCAAGGTAGTGATCATCACCAAATGGTGGAACGGTTAGAAATCCTCCAGTGGATCTGTGCAAATAGACACAAACTGGGTACAATAATTGTCTGAATTTACGTATGAATTAACAGAGTAAGCATGTGCATTAATCCCCATGCACAACTCTGTGAGGCTTACATGGATAAGCTCTAATTTCAAACACTGCAACAGTTGTCATTTCTctaaaattaaatgcaaaactTGTGGATTAAGAATTTCTCAGCATTATGCTAGAAATATAATCTCAAGGTTTAGGAAAAAACTTGAGAACTTTGAAGACATGAAGTGCCGGCaaattttagtttgtatattATGATGGTTGTCAGAGCACTTGTCAGAGCCTAAGCATCTTGATGCCTAAGTTACATTAAGatgtattaatttattattttgtgtAGGCTTATTGAACCTCATTATGGTGGGGGTTTACTTGGGACAGTGTTGAAGTGGTACTCAAACTTGTAAGAGCACCTCCCcttgtgtgaaaaaaatttgagttgTGAGGATATTTATGAGTGGAAAGAATCAGAGCAGTTACATTTTGTTCTACCATGATAATCAGTTGAGTGAGGTGCAAAAATATTTGGCAATGGGAATTTTGACTGCAGAGTAACAATGCGGTCATGAGCAACCTTCCTTGTTTCCGAAGGTAACTAAATCTCAATAGCTGTGTGTCAAAACTATCCAGTAACATGAAAGCCTGTCATTAGAGGTCCAACAACATGTTGGCACTGAAAACACTGGAAACAAAGCCAGTGGCCAGTGACAATGCCACAATTTAGACGTCCATCAGGCCCCAACCAACTGAAAATGGTTGTATATAATTCTGCTTTTGAATTTGATGCTTATGGTCTTGACAAAACTATATTGTGCAAGCAATGGCATATATACTATGGTAGTTTTTATAGATCATAACCAACAGAGTCATAAGCAGTGTTGATAATTTGCTTCtgatttgtttggtttttttccacATTGTATCACTTTGACTCTGTCGCCAACTAAGACGCTAATGAAAACCAACCTCAATGCAATGAGGCTAAATATTATTTAGCTCAAGTTCCAGTGTATAATGTAAAGTGGCAGTAGAATCATGTTCAGTTTATAATATACTACCACATAATATGCACAAATTTGAAACAGTATCATTGTAATTACGAGAGCCAAAAAAGTTTTTACCCCAAGACACAGGTCACACCAGTATGAGgccaagctttttttttttttgtacatggCCAAGTTTGCTGtgcaaaaaaatgttgcatttgGTATTTATGTTACTTATaatccaaaaatgttttgtctcATTTGAACAATACAAGTGTTACTGCTATGCACTGAGTTGCTTATCCTAAGAATTCACTGGTTGACCAAACTTGACAAGGATTTGAAACATGTATTTGTGAATATTATAAGTAGCTTGTGGTCATGTACATGACAGTTAATTTTGATAACTAAAGAGAACAGTTATGATAACAAGATAAATTTAAACGAATCAGATTTATAATAGACTGCTGCTAGCAGCCATTAAGTGATGTATAGTAAATTGATACAACAGTTGTGTATGTATATAATTGTTTACGTAAGTAAATTCaagcattaaaatttttggggtgagttaattataataaaagcaacacatttttccaaaaaatactTGTGAAAGTTGAGGTGATGTGGAGGAACTGTGTAATGGTATTGTTAGATTGAGTGACCACGCCTCGGTTCAAAGCATGGATAATGTTATCCAcaggataaatctctatctggtggatagtgCTCTACGTTTTTTTTCACAGTTATCCGCTGGATAGggatttatctgttggatataCAACTGGACCTAACCTTTATACAACTGGACTTAAGTGGTTAGTGTGCCctactcttgattgttagacaatCAAGAGCATTTTTAGTTGGTAATCAGCTCCTTTATAACTGAGGCCCTCGGGCAACTAAGGTAGATAGAGTGGCTATATGAACCACCTCATGCAAGGCATGCAGCCTATCTAACTTTGATGTATCCCCCAGCTTCCCCTCCCCTTTGAAAATCCCAGCTACTCCCCTGCAAGGTCGGTAATGGAAAGGGCACTCCCTTTATTGGCATGACGAAAACAAGTATGCACATGCGCCAACCGACAGGGCACAGCTTCTAGTGGTTTTAAGTCGTAACAGAGTACTGCGCAATTTTGGTTACAGGTACTGAGGAAAATACTTTGCGTTCTGATATATCAGTGTCAGTTTGGTAAAACAAGATATTTCAATATATGGTATGGTATGAAAACTAAACGGAACTACAAGAAACTTTTCAATATAAGGAAAAATGTGTCGACCTCAACAGGTTCTATAGTTAAATTACTCAGACCACACTAAAGCTCTCCTCTTTCCATCTCATTTGTATCTCAAAATCTTTGTAAAGattaaaatcataaattttttttcttgttctgagaAATACTCAGAGAGAGCTAAAGAGAAACCTTAAATAAGTCAACAAGTAAACCCTGGGCAATATTCGGACAAGCACTTCCAACGGAATGATTGACAAGACACTCTACTATCGCTTCTAAGTCTAGAGCATCCTCTAGCTTTCGTTTCTCCATTCTTGTTTCTTCATTCAGATTTCTTCTTTGCCGAATTGTTCCTTGATCCTATTGAATTCAATTAATACAACTCAGGTGAGTTATCGATATTATGGCAACACAGCGGAACACAGTGGTGAAATGTCGGGCATGGGCGATGGGATGAATTCTGGCCGGCCGCGTGCCAATTATTTCCCGCGtaacttttgaatgaaaacgCAAGAAACAACTGCTGTCACGTACGTAAGATAAcccaaacaaaaattaaattgtttataGAAATACGTACACAAAagtaggaaaaaagaaaactcgagacttttcCGAACGCTAAGCTTATTGAATTACGGGTATCCGTTTCATTTACAATTCTGTTTGGAGTTTTAACGAAAAAGTTAGACGCTGTTTAAACACCGTGACTTACAAGATTATTTGGCTCTTTTTAACTCGTGTAAGACGCtgacgctctgacgaagggcatTCTCTCTAACGAGGGCTGGGCTAacgctggaaacgtcagcttcgaaaCTCTAAACGGTGGCTGAGttacgttatcaactgagttgataatactgaattaatTTAATataactgatgtttttctttatcattctatcttgtctgcttgatactgtattgatattacaaGGAggaattctctcttggtcactcatgggagttaaagggttaaaccaacCTTAGCAGGCTTTTCATCCATGAAATAGCTTCTCATATGCGGGTTGAAGTAACTTGCCAGAGCGGCTACACTGGACTCGGCATGTAAAAACACGTCACACTTGGCTAAGAGCAGAATGTCCATCAGCACTTGGGTGCCAATTTCTCGCTCGTACGGGTGAGTTGCGTTGTATTTGAATTTAAATACATGCGGAGGCGTCTGACTGTGATATTCCTTTGCTCGGAAAGCTTCTGTGAAAACAACCTGCAAAGcaataaagcaacaaaaatcaCTGGATCAAAATATGACCCCCTGGATTCAAATTTgaccgcccccccccccccttcacgATTGCACAGCAAGATGGTAAATTTCCACTTGTTACATAAAATCGCCAAATTTTATCCTCAATAAAACTTATagatttatttggaaaaaaaagacaaacacaaGTTTTGAAGACAAATGTTGTAAAATTCGCCACACGATAGCttctttgtctttaattttcctgcaattagttactttaaacaagaaatgaaatttgattgtttgttttgtttcagggtCGCTTTCTCGTTGTTTGGGATAGAAATGATACTTAAGCAAGAAATGGTGCAATTTGGGAAGAAGTCGCACTACcgagagccaatcagataacaaggatcaccagtgatttccAAATGGGTGTAACAAATCTGTCACAAGCAAATGCGTGAAAATCTAttcctgttttcctttttcgttaCTAGTAAATTAACACTTGTAAACTTTGAATAGAGCGACTGCAACGCTGAATGGACTTACACTATACAAAATCAACACTAACCgtttcttttccaaaaacacCAATAAATTTTTGGATAACTTCATTGTTGTCGCTGGCgatgaaaatctttcttggCTCAggcaaagtttcaagaatttcTCGTGCTCTCTCCACCCAGCTTATCACGGACGGTAGCTTGTGATCTTTCGCTTCCATCCAGTGATCTGTTGCTCTAACTTGAACTCCTAAAAGAGTGAACCCCGCCATATTTCGACGATAAAATAGGTCTGCTCTCTCTTTTACTCGAGAATTGGGCTTAACATACTGGCGAATTAATTTGTTTACACGGATTCTTTCCGCTGTTGTTATGATCCGGCTTTCACCATATCCCTCAACGTCGCTTCTATCACTAAAACTATTATCTATGATCGTTGTCCTTAAATCAGCTTCATCCATGTGACTAAAATGCTCTAACCTGACTTCTGTAATATCTTTAAGGCTTAAAggacaaaaaacattttcaacttttgattCCATTCCTTCGTTAACAGGCTCGAAATACCACATCCACGAGTTTACAGCTGGGTCCCGCGCGCAAGCGGAATTACAACCTCTCCAGAACACAGTTTGCTGGTTGATTCCTAGAGCACGACACACCATAATATGATCCAACGTGAACAGGAGAAAGGAAGAGAACCCACTGCCGCCACATTCAGTCATTGCTGGATCTACAACACAAACCGCCGTTCCAGAAGTCCCATAAGAATTTTTCCTGATCGCACCCACAAGTCCGTTCTCTTTCTGAAAGCgttctcttaaaatttcagTCTTTGACAGAAACCTGAAGCTGTGGTtcaatttgcttttcacttgtATAGTTGATTCTTCCCTTTTCGACGATTGGTGATAGAAGCTGAACAGCAAAATAACGGTTAAAACAAGCCATGCTGGAATTAGATATCGAAGCAGGAAACGAGcaggtttgaaatttttgataattttgacAGAAGCCACCCAAGCCGGTTGCATGTTATCAACGAAGAAAAGTAAAAGCGAAATactttttgctatttttattcCGGATGATAaatggtgcaaaatacaaggtatttatcataattatgtaTTCAGATCGAACACAAATGAGCATAATTACGCAGAGAAACGACGGGTGTCAAGGAAGTAATAGAGAAGTGAAAGACAGGTCCAACCGTGAATCCAATAACATGCGATGCGAGTGGTTTCCCACGTTACGAAGCAGAGGAAGACGCGCCATTCGGGCTCCAAGTTCATCAGATTGAGGAGACCACTTGCCGGGAGCCTTACTCACGGAATAGTGAGTCAGATCCAAGTTTCATTAAGAAGAACGACAGCTGCTGGGCTGTGTTAGGTTTCATTAGAATTGATGAACACTTTTCAGTGATTAAACAGTAGCAATTGAGTACTTCAAGGGCTTTTACGACTATTAATGAACGATAGAAAAAAGTGAGGGACAGTGCAAAATTCGTTCAGTTTTGAAAAGAGCGATGTATCACAcgagaatattttattta
The sequence above is a segment of the Pocillopora verrucosa isolate sample1 chromosome 5, ASM3666991v2, whole genome shotgun sequence genome. Coding sequences within it:
- the LOC131785591 gene encoding uncharacterized protein; this translates as MQPAWVASVKIIKNFKPARFLLRYLIPAWLVLTVILLFSFYHQSSKREESTIQVKSKLNHSFRFLSKTEILRERFQKENGLVGAIRKNSYGTSGTAVCVVDPAMTECGGSGFSSFLLFTLDHIMVCRALGINQQTVFWRGCNSACARDPAVNSWMWYFEPVNEGMESKVENVFCPLSLKDITEVRLEHFSHMDEADLRTTIIDNSFSDRSDVEGYGESRIITTAERIRVNKLIRQYVKPNSRVKERADLFYRRNMAGFTLLGVQVRATDHWMEAKDHKLPSVISWVERAREILETLPEPRKIFIASDNNEVIQKFIGVFGKETVVFTEAFRAKEYHSQTPPHVFKFKYNATHPYEREIGTQVLMDILLLAKCDVFLHAESSVAALASYFNPHMRSYFMDEKPAKDQGTIRQRRNLNEETRMEKRKLEDALDLEAIVECLVNHSVGSACPNIAQGLLVDLFKVSL